In Winkia neuii, a genomic segment contains:
- the hemQ gene encoding hydrogen peroxide-dependent heme synthase, producing MAHPDSIAHPNADKPAYEYDPRDAAHVDPDEVNARDNYSLQCVFRTGIAFPADEVEDLAKGMEEAVKATGVEIRGWYDVGGFRADADLMLWALSDSADKLQAAYHALVRSDLGQMLEPVWSAMSAHKPAEFNTRHLPACFGGVVPRKYVAVYPFVRSWDWYYLPKARRSAILKEHGMNARDYLDVKVSTLAAFALGDYEWTIALEHDDLSRIMGVLRVQRDAEARLFVREDTPFFTGPRVELVEWAARQPHFSEGGCACGEGGCGCGGHGHKQDVEIEGKSPEAK from the coding sequence ATGGCACACCCAGATTCCATTGCTCACCCGAATGCGGACAAGCCCGCTTACGAATATGACCCGCGCGATGCTGCGCACGTCGATCCGGACGAGGTCAACGCCCGCGACAATTACTCGTTGCAGTGCGTTTTCCGTACCGGAATTGCCTTCCCTGCAGACGAGGTCGAAGACCTGGCAAAGGGCATGGAAGAGGCCGTAAAGGCCACTGGTGTCGAGATTCGCGGCTGGTATGACGTGGGCGGCTTCCGCGCGGATGCCGACCTGATGCTGTGGGCGCTTTCGGACAGTGCAGACAAACTGCAGGCCGCATACCATGCGTTGGTGCGTTCTGACCTGGGGCAGATGCTGGAGCCGGTTTGGTCTGCAATGTCAGCCCACAAACCGGCAGAATTCAATACCCGGCACTTGCCTGCCTGCTTCGGTGGCGTGGTGCCTCGCAAGTATGTGGCGGTTTACCCGTTTGTGCGTAGCTGGGATTGGTACTACCTGCCTAAGGCTCGCCGCAGTGCGATCCTGAAGGAACACGGCATGAACGCCCGCGACTACCTGGACGTGAAGGTGTCGACGCTGGCGGCATTCGCCTTGGGTGACTACGAGTGGACTATCGCTCTGGAGCATGACGATCTGTCGCGCATTATGGGCGTGCTGCGCGTGCAGCGAGATGCGGAAGCGCGCCTGTTTGTGCGTGAAGATACGCCGTTCTTTACTGGCCCGCGTGTGGAATTGGTTGAGTGGGCTGCCCGTCAACCTCACTTTAGCGAGGGCGGTTGCGCTTGCGGTGAAGGTGGTTGTGGCTGCGGCGGTCACGGACACAAGCAAGATGTAGAGATCGAAGGCAAGTCTCCCGAGGCTAAATAG
- the hemH gene encoding ferrochelatase, translating into MSADAIMVCSYGGPNGPDDVLPFLRNATRGRGIPDARLIQVGGHYKLFGGVSPINARNEEIMRALQAELDRRDVKVPLVIGNRNWHPFFTETMAELDAQGRNRVLCLFTSAFASYSGCRQYREDLAAAQAELGTEFQLDKVRPYYTTEGFVAANVDAIVAAMSELEQAHLTLVTHSIPVAMNENSGLPGDPSQPSYLRQHQDLGAEICRRVSAALDRNVEVDLAFCSRSGPPMAKWLEPDINDRLKQLADEGVKNVVVAPIGFITDHMEVVYDLDTEAKQTAAELGLGYRRAATAGTHPAFIAALADVICERLAPEKTEGVDPIGPTWPALAHPESCKPVADYEKLPACLESK; encoded by the coding sequence GTGAGCGCAGATGCGATCATGGTCTGCAGCTATGGCGGACCTAATGGGCCCGACGACGTGCTGCCTTTCTTACGCAACGCCACCAGGGGGCGGGGCATTCCAGATGCCAGGCTGATCCAGGTTGGCGGGCACTACAAGCTTTTTGGTGGGGTAAGCCCCATCAATGCCCGAAATGAAGAGATTATGAGGGCGTTGCAGGCCGAACTCGACCGGCGGGACGTGAAGGTGCCGCTGGTGATCGGCAACCGCAACTGGCATCCGTTCTTTACCGAGACGATGGCCGAGCTAGATGCGCAGGGACGCAACCGGGTGCTCTGCCTGTTCACCTCCGCGTTTGCCTCCTACTCTGGGTGTCGCCAATACCGCGAGGATCTGGCTGCTGCGCAGGCAGAGCTAGGCACTGAATTTCAGCTGGACAAGGTGCGCCCCTACTACACCACCGAGGGGTTTGTGGCGGCGAACGTAGACGCGATCGTAGCGGCGATGAGCGAACTAGAGCAGGCGCACCTGACGCTGGTAACCCATTCGATTCCGGTAGCTATGAACGAAAACTCGGGGTTGCCGGGCGACCCGTCCCAGCCGAGCTACCTGCGGCAGCACCAGGACCTAGGCGCGGAAATCTGCCGGCGGGTATCCGCCGCCCTCGACAGGAACGTCGAGGTAGACCTAGCCTTCTGTTCCCGTTCGGGCCCGCCAATGGCAAAATGGTTAGAGCCAGATATTAATGACAGGCTGAAGCAGCTGGCAGACGAAGGGGTGAAGAACGTGGTTGTAGCGCCCATAGGGTTCATCACCGACCATATGGAAGTCGTCTACGACCTGGACACCGAAGCCAAGCAGACTGCAGCCGAATTGGGCCTAGGTTACCGCCGTGCCGCAACCGCGGGGACGCACCCGGCTTTCATCGCCGCCCTCGCTGACGTGATCTGCGAGCGGCTGGCCCCCGAAAAAACCGAGGGCGTCGACCCGATCGGCCCAACCTGGCCTGCCCTGGCCCACCCCGAATCCTGCAAACCGGTAGCGGACTACGAAAAACTGCCCGCCTGCCTGGAAAGTAAATAA
- a CDS encoding glutamyl-tRNA reductase, which yields MSISVHHSVHGLDRVGEAARHCEGLAQRLTSRPDVRGAMVLSTCNRVEIYLDTENTANPGNVALVVVNALFPADTVGSDECPVNSRAQVLVDKGALTHMFEVASGLDSMVVGEREISGQLRRAHVVATRERTTSTDLARAVEASLHASRNVARLTGLAGTGRSVVAVALTMVQDVWQVDPGAVRALIIGTGSYAGATVAQLRGRQIEDIACYSSSGRAERFAQGHDVTPIAADQLVDALAKADLVISCRGLGAPVLNAQLVGQAMAKRQRAQTILDMALTGDVAQDTREVPNVRVVSLQDVQEQIPSAATTHLQKAHALVAQAVNDTFTEIEARRMDPVVVALREHIWHILDEEIARLPHREQMTREDAASALHHFASRLAHVPSVNARLAAARGSDYEYVRALHAVMGIDLAEAAVEADVKPRKMASYCPLADLREETA from the coding sequence ATGAGTATATCGGTGCACCACAGCGTGCACGGGCTAGATCGAGTAGGCGAAGCAGCGAGGCACTGTGAAGGGTTAGCCCAAAGACTCACATCCCGTCCGGACGTGCGCGGGGCGATGGTGCTCTCTACCTGCAACCGCGTCGAGATCTACCTGGACACAGAAAACACTGCCAACCCCGGCAACGTGGCACTGGTGGTAGTAAATGCGCTCTTCCCTGCAGACACCGTAGGCTCGGATGAATGTCCCGTAAACTCGCGGGCCCAAGTGCTGGTAGACAAGGGCGCGTTGACCCACATGTTTGAAGTTGCCTCCGGCCTGGATTCCATGGTCGTAGGGGAACGCGAGATCTCTGGTCAGCTACGCAGAGCCCACGTCGTAGCAACCCGCGAGCGCACCACCTCTACCGATCTGGCAAGGGCAGTGGAAGCTTCCCTGCACGCCTCGCGAAACGTGGCCCGCCTAACCGGGCTGGCAGGTACGGGCCGCTCGGTGGTGGCCGTCGCCCTCACCATGGTCCAGGACGTGTGGCAGGTGGATCCGGGGGCCGTGCGCGCGCTAATTATTGGAACCGGCTCCTACGCTGGGGCTACCGTGGCCCAACTGCGAGGGCGGCAGATCGAGGATATTGCGTGTTATTCGTCCTCGGGACGAGCCGAACGTTTCGCCCAGGGGCACGACGTTACCCCGATCGCCGCAGATCAGCTGGTGGACGCCCTCGCGAAGGCAGACCTGGTCATTTCCTGCCGCGGACTGGGCGCTCCCGTACTAAACGCGCAGCTAGTGGGTCAGGCGATGGCCAAGCGCCAGCGGGCACAAACCATTCTTGACATGGCTCTTACTGGCGACGTTGCCCAGGACACTAGGGAGGTGCCTAACGTGCGCGTCGTGTCGTTGCAGGACGTGCAAGAACAGATCCCGTCGGCGGCAACTACGCATCTGCAGAAGGCGCATGCACTAGTTGCGCAGGCAGTCAACGATACTTTTACCGAAATTGAGGCGCGCCGCATGGACCCGGTGGTAGTCGCTCTTCGGGAACACATCTGGCACATTTTGGATGAAGAGATTGCGCGCCTACCGCACCGGGAACAGATGACGCGCGAAGACGCCGCCTCGGCGCTCCACCACTTTGCTTCGCGGCTGGCCCACGTGCCGTCGGTCAATGCTCGGCTGGCAGCGGCGCGCGGTTCTGACTACGAATACGTGCGGGCTCTGCACGCGGTAATGGGGATTGACCTGGCGGAAGCCGCGGTAGAAGCCGACGTGAAACCAAGGAAAATGGCCAGCTACTGTCCGTTGGCCGATCTCAGGGAGGAAACTGCGTGA
- the hemE gene encoding uroporphyrinogen decarboxylase, giving the protein MADASPFLQALEGKRPARTPVWFMRQAGRSLPEYRRLRAGKNMLDSCLNPELAAEITAQPVRRHGVDAAVFFSDIMVPLKLAGVAVDIKPGVGPVMGKPYRNASDIWELVSHAPGYATVITEAVRLAAKKVDVPVLAFAGAPFTLAAYLVEGGPSRDHLAARALMHSAPQSWRMLANWCAELSLQFAKAQIAGGAKAFQLFDSWAGSLSRGDYLRYCAPYSRKVLEGVRALRIPTIHFGVGTGPLLTDFAEGATCVGVDYRTDLADAITTLRKHGSPSPLVVQGNIDPAMLACGPRLLDAHVDTILDAGKAADSHILNLGHGVPRQTDPHVLTRLVQRVHRL; this is encoded by the coding sequence ATGGCTGACGCATCCCCCTTTTTGCAGGCCTTGGAGGGTAAGCGTCCCGCGCGCACCCCGGTGTGGTTCATGCGGCAGGCTGGCAGGTCGCTCCCTGAGTATAGGCGGCTTCGCGCCGGAAAAAACATGTTGGACAGCTGCCTAAACCCCGAACTGGCAGCGGAAATTACTGCCCAACCAGTACGTCGACACGGCGTAGACGCGGCCGTCTTCTTTTCGGACATCATGGTGCCGCTCAAGCTGGCAGGCGTTGCCGTAGATATCAAGCCTGGCGTCGGCCCGGTAATGGGCAAGCCCTACCGCAATGCTTCTGACATTTGGGAGCTGGTCAGCCACGCCCCCGGCTACGCCACCGTAATCACGGAAGCGGTCCGCCTTGCTGCAAAAAAGGTGGACGTGCCCGTCCTGGCTTTCGCAGGCGCCCCCTTCACCCTGGCCGCCTACCTGGTTGAGGGCGGCCCCTCGCGCGACCACCTGGCTGCCCGCGCCCTGATGCATTCTGCTCCCCAGTCCTGGCGGATGTTGGCAAACTGGTGTGCCGAACTGTCGCTCCAGTTCGCGAAGGCTCAGATCGCCGGCGGCGCCAAGGCTTTCCAACTATTCGATTCGTGGGCCGGTTCCCTGTCCCGCGGCGACTACTTGCGATACTGCGCCCCCTATTCGCGCAAAGTTCTAGAGGGCGTGCGCGCCCTTCGCATCCCCACCATTCACTTTGGGGTGGGCACCGGCCCCCTCCTGACCGATTTTGCCGAGGGCGCCACCTGCGTGGGCGTGGACTATCGCACCGACTTGGCGGATGCCATTACCACCCTGCGCAAGCACGGCTCGCCCTCGCCGCTAGTGGTGCAGGGCAACATTGATCCGGCAATGCTGGCCTGCGGGCCGCGCCTATTGGACGCACACGTGGACACCATCTTGGACGCGGGCAAGGCCGCCGATTCGCACATCTTGAACCTGGGCCACGGGGTGCCCAGGCAAACTGATCCACACGTGCTCACGCGCCTAGTGCAAAGGGTGCATAGACTGTAG
- a CDS encoding protoporphyrinogen/coproporphyrinogen oxidase — METFEAVVLGGGIAGLSAAYQLTKQDIRPLVVEQRGSCGGLLVGADFEGVRVDLGAESFAARATEVRELCQELGLKEVAPTGSSWIFAPDGQGQATRIAHGVLGIPANLEDPALEALTADERARLELDLTMPAEVGADAKTLDILVATRMGEAALEKLVAPVAGGIHSAPLNQLAVDTVAPGLRKALLETGSLVKAAAKLRGEKPGKPAVYSIEGGMFRLPETLLAKLTEAGAQVATHTRAQAIAQVEGGFAVTVHDTKSGKTGPEDAGNERTILAKRLVVAVDSEPALKLLAGIEPLTQIVEGWQVPRGADMCGVTLCVRDERLDQAPRGSGMLVAAPTTDNPVTWAKALTHYSCKWQWAGSELAEKVGAHTHILRLSYGRRGEQPRSHSVQEAVADAAILLGFEPAEVIDGKVIHWGQAIVPHTPEHRERAAALKKAVADVQSLQVVGAWVAGTGLAAVVPDALKGEE, encoded by the coding sequence GTGGAAACGTTTGAAGCAGTAGTTCTTGGTGGCGGCATTGCCGGTCTTAGCGCGGCATATCAACTAACGAAGCAGGATATTCGCCCCTTGGTAGTAGAGCAGCGCGGCAGCTGTGGGGGGTTACTGGTAGGAGCCGATTTCGAGGGCGTTCGCGTGGATCTAGGTGCCGAATCCTTTGCCGCTCGGGCCACCGAGGTGCGCGAGCTGTGCCAGGAGTTGGGCCTAAAAGAGGTCGCCCCCACCGGGTCGTCGTGGATCTTCGCCCCTGACGGGCAGGGTCAGGCCACTCGCATTGCCCACGGCGTGCTAGGGATTCCCGCCAACCTGGAAGATCCGGCACTGGAGGCGTTGACTGCCGACGAGCGGGCGCGGTTGGAATTAGACCTCACCATGCCTGCCGAAGTGGGCGCGGATGCGAAGACGTTGGACATCCTGGTGGCCACTCGCATGGGTGAAGCCGCACTAGAGAAACTGGTTGCCCCGGTTGCGGGCGGTATCCATTCAGCCCCACTGAATCAGTTAGCCGTGGACACGGTTGCTCCCGGCCTGCGCAAGGCACTGTTAGAGACCGGATCTTTGGTAAAAGCCGCTGCCAAGCTGCGCGGCGAAAAGCCCGGCAAGCCCGCCGTCTATTCCATCGAGGGCGGCATGTTCCGCCTTCCCGAAACGCTGCTGGCCAAGCTCACCGAAGCGGGAGCGCAGGTAGCCACCCACACGCGTGCCCAGGCAATCGCCCAGGTAGAGGGCGGATTTGCGGTAACTGTACACGACACCAAGTCCGGCAAGACCGGCCCCGAAGATGCGGGAAATGAGCGCACTATTTTGGCGAAACGCCTGGTAGTGGCCGTCGATTCGGAGCCCGCACTGAAACTGCTAGCCGGCATCGAACCGTTGACGCAGATTGTAGAAGGGTGGCAGGTTCCGCGCGGGGCGGATATGTGCGGGGTTACCCTGTGCGTGCGCGATGAGCGTCTGGATCAGGCCCCACGCGGATCGGGCATGCTGGTGGCCGCCCCCACCACCGATAACCCTGTCACCTGGGCGAAGGCGCTGACCCATTACAGCTGCAAGTGGCAGTGGGCCGGTAGCGAACTGGCCGAAAAGGTTGGCGCACACACCCACATCTTGCGGCTGAGCTACGGCCGCCGCGGCGAGCAGCCGCGTTCGCATAGCGTCCAGGAGGCAGTGGCCGACGCCGCGATCCTGCTTGGCTTTGAACCTGCCGAAGTGATCGACGGGAAAGTCATCCACTGGGGGCAGGCGATCGTGCCGCACACCCCGGAACACCGCGAGCGCGCCGCCGCCCTCAAGAAAGCTGTCGCCGACGTGCAGTCGCTGCAGGTAGTGGGCGCTTGGGTGGCGGGCACCGGCCTGGCCGCTGTTGTTCCCGACGCGCTGAAAGGTGAAGAATGA
- the hemC gene encoding hydroxymethylbilane synthase: MIRLGTRGSQLARTQSEAVAQMLRAVGLEVELTIIRTDGDRMAGSLARLGGVGVFAAALRTALLEGECDLAVHSFKDLPTAPVEGLAIGAVPKRAPLADVFCGPSTLAQLPEGATVGTGSPRRAAQVRALRPDLKVVDIRGNVGTRLARRKQQGGDLDGVVLAKAGLQRLDRLDAVSEEFSPEQMAPAPSQGALAVECRTADAPWTGSSPLAVALGMIDDQACRSAAFAERAVLEGLQAGCAAPVGAYAQVSDVSEGKMHLSGAVISLDGTQKLTAQHTFSASLQTVPERDRVARQAGLDVASQLLEKGAARITDLHATKDHRSPTHDEQALWAPGISGPDDPNADVSA, encoded by the coding sequence ATGATTCGGTTAGGAACGCGTGGCTCGCAGCTGGCTCGCACCCAATCTGAGGCGGTGGCGCAGATGCTGCGCGCGGTCGGCTTGGAAGTGGAACTAACCATTATCCGTACTGACGGGGATCGGATGGCGGGGTCTTTAGCTCGCCTTGGTGGGGTGGGCGTGTTCGCTGCCGCTTTGCGCACGGCGCTATTAGAGGGCGAATGCGACCTGGCAGTGCATTCTTTCAAGGATCTACCTACCGCCCCCGTAGAGGGCTTGGCCATTGGGGCGGTTCCGAAGAGGGCGCCCCTGGCGGACGTGTTCTGCGGTCCTTCCACCCTGGCGCAGCTACCTGAAGGGGCCACTGTGGGCACGGGGTCACCGCGCCGGGCCGCTCAGGTACGTGCGTTGCGCCCCGACTTGAAGGTAGTAGACATTCGCGGCAATGTGGGCACGCGCCTGGCCCGCCGCAAGCAGCAGGGCGGAGACCTGGACGGGGTTGTCTTGGCAAAGGCTGGCCTGCAGCGGCTAGACAGGCTAGATGCGGTGAGCGAAGAATTTTCGCCCGAGCAGATGGCCCCTGCTCCCAGCCAAGGCGCTCTGGCGGTCGAGTGCAGGACGGCCGACGCGCCATGGACCGGGTCGTCGCCGCTGGCGGTTGCGCTGGGCATGATCGACGATCAGGCCTGCCGCAGTGCCGCTTTTGCCGAGCGGGCCGTGCTGGAAGGGTTGCAAGCCGGCTGCGCGGCTCCGGTAGGGGCATACGCGCAGGTGAGCGACGTCAGCGAGGGGAAGATGCACCTGAGCGGTGCCGTAATTTCGCTAGACGGCACCCAGAAGCTAACTGCCCAGCACACCTTTTCTGCCAGTCTACAGACGGTGCCCGAACGCGACCGGGTGGCCCGCCAGGCCGGCTTAGATGTGGCCTCACAGCTGCTAGAAAAGGGCGCGGCGCGGATTACCGATCTGCATGCCACTAAAGACCATCGCAGCCCCACCCACGACGAGCAGGCGCTGTGGGCTCCGGGAATCTCTGGTCCCGACGATCCGAACGCGGACGTATCCGCCTAG
- a CDS encoding uroporphyrinogen-III synthase produces MLAVLTASSDRALARDLARLAPCEVAAAPLTEQVGLPFRLPERDFDWIFFTSARTLQFLGEDGRASVRNSSARIASVGPATTRALHREGLTADLEPANHSAAGLVASLMLLSRPGQNAWLPGSAKAKPTLATGLSNLGITPTRTAVYDTIPVGELPTEYECADVVAITSASAASALADLMVPAPPVVTIGAPSRKAALDAGLTVLDSATEPTAAGLAQSLERVSKKFH; encoded by the coding sequence ATGCTTGCCGTCCTTACCGCGAGCAGCGACCGCGCCCTTGCCAGGGACCTGGCCCGCTTAGCCCCCTGCGAAGTGGCAGCAGCGCCGCTAACCGAGCAGGTCGGCCTTCCTTTCCGCCTGCCCGAACGGGACTTCGACTGGATTTTCTTCACTTCGGCCCGCACTCTGCAGTTCCTTGGCGAGGACGGGCGTGCCTCTGTGCGCAATTCTTCCGCCCGCATCGCCTCGGTAGGACCGGCGACCACGCGGGCACTGCACCGCGAAGGCTTGACTGCGGATTTGGAGCCGGCAAATCACAGTGCTGCAGGACTAGTAGCTTCGCTCATGCTGCTGTCCCGCCCAGGACAGAACGCCTGGTTGCCCGGCTCTGCCAAGGCGAAACCGACGTTGGCTACGGGACTTTCCAATCTCGGGATCACCCCCACCCGCACCGCGGTTTACGACACGATCCCCGTAGGCGAATTGCCAACCGAATATGAATGTGCGGACGTGGTGGCAATTACCTCCGCGAGCGCAGCATCCGCCCTAGCCGATCTGATGGTGCCAGCCCCGCCGGTGGTAACCATTGGGGCACCATCTAGAAAAGCCGCACTTGATGCGGGATTGACAGTGCTGGATTCTGCTACCGAACCCACAGCAGCAGGGCTCGCACAAAGTCTTGAAAGAGTCTCAAAAAAGTTTCATTAA
- a CDS encoding methylated-DNA--[protein]-cysteine S-methyltransferase, whose protein sequence is MRMRFLSTDYPSPFGKLTCYAGQKGLAAIYLEGQEPPLELGLSTPITLEHTATPARQALEAAKVHFAEYFAGKRTRFDLPLDPSGTYYERKVWKSISAIAPGQYKRESDILKEIPMTDAALAVSHAVERCPLPFVIPTHMVRTSNPRKTIFSHGRALASTLRAGETFVEAIRTLQQKYQVQAAPADRASVCDSRPVEELLFALGVKKSTVRTKFSTLLAYLDLSEEEWGQAKSLVEHYFADYAQNLGAGPLAHLGVTIAPRS, encoded by the coding sequence ATGCGTATGCGATTCCTTTCTACCGACTACCCCTCCCCTTTTGGAAAACTCACCTGCTATGCCGGGCAGAAAGGGCTTGCTGCAATCTACTTGGAAGGCCAAGAACCTCCACTTGAGCTTGGCCTATCTACTCCGATCACCCTGGAACACACGGCCACCCCGGCACGCCAGGCGCTAGAAGCGGCAAAGGTCCATTTCGCAGAGTATTTTGCTGGAAAACGCACCCGCTTCGACCTGCCCCTAGATCCCTCTGGCACCTACTACGAACGCAAAGTGTGGAAATCCATCAGCGCCATCGCACCGGGCCAATACAAGCGCGAAAGCGACATCTTGAAAGAAATCCCGATGACGGACGCAGCCTTGGCCGTATCGCACGCGGTGGAACGCTGCCCACTGCCCTTCGTCATCCCCACTCACATGGTGCGCACCAGCAATCCCCGCAAAACCATTTTTTCCCACGGCCGCGCATTGGCAAGCACGCTGCGGGCCGGAGAAACCTTCGTCGAGGCGATCCGCACCCTGCAGCAGAAATACCAGGTGCAGGCCGCCCCCGCCGACCGCGCGAGCGTGTGCGATAGCCGCCCAGTAGAGGAACTACTCTTCGCCCTCGGCGTGAAAAAGAGCACCGTGCGCACCAAATTTTCCACCCTGCTGGCCTACCTAGACCTCTCTGAAGAAGAATGGGGCCAGGCAAAATCCCTGGTAGAACACTACTTTGCCGACTATGCACAGAACCTGGGCGCCGGCCCGCTAGCGCACCTGGGCGTTACCATCGCCCCCCGCTCGTAG
- the hemB gene encoding porphobilinogen synthase, translating into MSPFIRPRRLRTTPAMRAMVAETRVAPAQLMMPVFVREGISEPVEIKAMPSQYQHTTDSIKKLAAELAEAGVGGIDLFGVPADEQKDETGSIAWDPVGILNRGIAAVREEVGDALVVCADTCLDEFTSHGHCGVLTEDGRVDNDPTLDLYAKMALSQARAGAHMVSPSGMMDGQVEVIRQALDEGGYQDVSIMAYSAKYASAFFGPFREAVSCNLKGDRKTYQQDPANRIEGLREALLDISEGADIVMVKPASHYLDVLADVAGAVDVPVAAYQVSGEYAMVEAAAANGWIDRERAIDESIVSIARAGANIILTYWALEYARRGK; encoded by the coding sequence ATGTCACCGTTCATTCGCCCTCGTCGCCTGCGCACCACTCCCGCCATGCGGGCAATGGTTGCAGAAACACGAGTCGCCCCAGCCCAGCTGATGATGCCCGTCTTCGTGCGCGAAGGCATCAGCGAGCCGGTCGAAATCAAGGCAATGCCGAGCCAGTACCAGCACACCACGGACTCCATCAAGAAGCTGGCCGCCGAACTGGCAGAGGCCGGCGTGGGCGGCATCGACCTGTTCGGCGTGCCCGCAGATGAACAGAAGGACGAAACCGGCTCCATCGCGTGGGATCCAGTAGGCATCCTGAACCGCGGCATTGCCGCAGTGCGGGAAGAGGTAGGCGACGCCCTCGTAGTATGCGCCGACACCTGCCTGGACGAATTCACCTCGCACGGGCACTGCGGCGTTCTTACCGAGGACGGCAGGGTAGACAACGACCCCACTTTGGACCTGTACGCCAAAATGGCACTGTCGCAGGCCAGGGCCGGGGCGCACATGGTTTCGCCCTCGGGCATGATGGACGGGCAGGTAGAGGTCATCCGCCAGGCGCTGGACGAAGGCGGCTACCAGGACGTGTCGATCATGGCCTACTCCGCCAAGTACGCCTCCGCCTTCTTCGGCCCCTTCCGCGAGGCCGTCAGCTGCAACCTGAAAGGTGACCGCAAGACCTACCAGCAGGATCCGGCAAACCGCATTGAAGGGTTGCGCGAAGCGCTGCTAGACATTTCCGAGGGCGCCGACATAGTAATGGTCAAGCCCGCCTCCCACTACCTAGACGTCCTGGCCGACGTTGCCGGCGCAGTCGACGTGCCCGTCGCCGCCTACCAGGTTTCCGGCGAATACGCGATGGTCGAGGCCGCAGCCGCCAACGGGTGGATCGATCGCGAACGCGCCATCGACGAATCCATCGTCTCGATTGCCCGCGCCGGCGCAAACATAATCCTCACCTACTGGGCGCTGGAATACGCCCGCAGGGGCAAGTGA
- a CDS encoding class I SAM-dependent methyltransferase, whose amino-acid sequence MSWSKAGANPFTKVLPGYTAARPTYPETALAALLQHHPQQVVELGAGSGSLTRLLLKHGVHVAAVEASEPMCKQLRQDTPDEFFTTGALSVHCTDAHHTGLPEKSADLVVAAQTWHWLDHQTACAEADRILRPKGRLAILYNQLDVSVPWVYRLTRIMRSGDVRRGDPPPLAAPFTTPTRTQIKWNRTVHAEDVIALGRTHASYLNASENYRVKMQKNLLWYVYQHMGHSAGATITLPYLTDVWVTTR is encoded by the coding sequence GTGAGCTGGTCTAAGGCTGGGGCGAATCCTTTCACAAAGGTGCTGCCGGGATACACGGCAGCCCGCCCCACCTACCCGGAGACTGCCCTGGCCGCCCTATTGCAGCACCACCCCCAGCAGGTGGTGGAACTGGGCGCTGGTTCGGGATCGCTAACACGGTTGCTGCTAAAACACGGCGTGCACGTTGCCGCAGTTGAAGCCTCCGAACCAATGTGCAAACAACTACGCCAGGACACTCCGGACGAATTCTTTACGACTGGTGCACTTAGCGTGCACTGCACTGACGCACACCACACTGGACTGCCCGAAAAGAGCGCCGACCTAGTGGTCGCTGCTCAAACCTGGCACTGGCTTGACCACCAGACCGCCTGCGCAGAAGCTGACCGGATACTGCGCCCTAAAGGGCGCCTAGCCATCTTGTACAACCAGTTAGATGTGAGCGTGCCGTGGGTGTACCGACTAACTCGAATAATGAGGTCAGGGGATGTTCGCCGCGGCGACCCACCCCCACTCGCTGCACCCTTTACCACTCCCACGCGCACCCAGATCAAATGGAACCGCACCGTCCACGCAGAGGACGTGATCGCCCTCGGGCGCACCCACGCCTCCTATCTGAATGCCAGCGAAAACTACCGGGTAAAGATGCAGAAAAATTTACTCTGGTATGTCTATCAACACATGGGACACTCAGCGGGAGCAACCATCACCCTGCCATACCTGACAGACGTTTGGGTTACCACTCGGTAA
- a CDS encoding response regulator transcription factor: protein MKKPCTVALVEDHPLMRLGVEQMLTSVEEILFLGGYPTLPSLLSDVRPDIVLLDLRLNDDSTPSDNVVAARAAGCQVLIYTSADDPYLVRTACQAGAVGVVRKSDSQDELVQALLALANGSEVAGLDWAAAIDSDEHFITSVLTETERDVLAEYACGLTSQQVATKLSLSLHTGNTYVRNIRIKYQQAGMRTRESTYTCAR, encoded by the coding sequence GTGAAGAAACCGTGCACTGTCGCTCTGGTGGAAGATCACCCACTCATGCGGCTTGGCGTAGAACAGATGCTAACCAGCGTCGAAGAAATTCTTTTTCTTGGTGGCTACCCCACACTTCCTAGCCTACTCAGCGACGTGCGACCAGACATAGTGCTGCTAGACCTTAGGTTGAATGACGATTCGACACCTAGCGACAATGTTGTTGCCGCCCGCGCAGCAGGCTGCCAGGTACTCATCTACACTTCGGCCGACGATCCCTACCTGGTGCGCACCGCATGCCAGGCCGGGGCGGTGGGCGTAGTGCGCAAATCTGACTCTCAAGACGAACTAGTACAGGCACTCCTAGCGCTTGCTAACGGCTCCGAAGTGGCGGGACTAGACTGGGCCGCCGCCATAGACTCAGACGAACACTTCATCACCTCGGTGCTTACCGAAACTGAACGCGATGTATTAGCCGAATACGCCTGCGGACTTACCTCACAGCAGGTGGCCACCAAACTGTCTCTCTCCCTACACACAGGGAACACGTACGTGCGCAACATTCGCATCAAATACCAGCAGGCAGGCATGCGGACTCGCGAGTCGACCTATACCTGCGCGCGGTAG